The Sulfurimonas sp. genome includes a region encoding these proteins:
- a CDS encoding permease codes for MSKKPKNKISWIMLIITITIYIVTAFIDSSVATDALKKSYEILRSIAPIIAVVLLLMATFTTLIKTKNMVKHIGEDSGLKGWIIAILGGLLSHGSTYIWYPILSQMRNEGAREGLIIAFFYARAIKLPWIPVMIAYFGLGFTLILSAYILLGAFLQGIIADKTK; via the coding sequence ATGAGTAAAAAGCCTAAAAATAAGATCTCGTGGATAATGCTAATAATAACTATAACAATATATATAGTTACTGCTTTTATAGACTCATCTGTAGCAACTGATGCACTAAAAAAGAGTTATGAGATTTTAAGATCTATAGCACCGATAATAGCTGTTGTTCTTTTACTGATGGCTACTTTCACAACACTTATAAAGACAAAAAATATGGTTAAACATATAGGTGAAGATAGTGGTTTAAAAGGGTGGATAATAGCTATACTTGGAGGTTTGCTTAGTCATGGTTCTACTTATATTTGGTATCCGATCCTCTCACAGATGCGAAATGAAGGGGCTAGGGAAGGGCTTATAATTGCATTTTTTTACGCAAGAGCAATAAAGCTTCCTTGGATACCTGTGATGATCGCTTATTTCGGACTTGGGTTTACGCTTATTTTATCTGCATATATCCTGCTTGGAGCATTTTTGCAAGGAATTATTGCAGACAAAACTAAATAA
- a CDS encoding permease yields the protein MFSCLNCKEILTNTKKSFIMIAPMLIAVIGLVGLLQTILTPDMIHSVFNSNAIHDMFVGTIIGGVSVGQPFVSYILGGELLKEGVSLYAVSAFILAWVTLGVIQLPLEWSLFGGRFTVVRNLLAFIFTFIISFFTVITLEILR from the coding sequence ATGTTTTCATGCCTAAACTGCAAAGAGATTTTAACTAACACTAAAAAATCATTTATTATGATCGCACCTATGCTCATAGCCGTAATTGGCCTTGTCGGGCTACTTCAAACAATATTAACGCCTGATATGATCCACTCTGTGTTTAACTCAAATGCAATACACGATATGTTTGTCGGTACAATAATCGGAGGTGTATCTGTAGGTCAGCCTTTTGTAAGTTATATACTCGGTGGAGAGCTTTTAAAAGAGGGTGTATCACTGTATGCGGTTAGTGCGTTTATATTGGCATGGGTAACTTTGGGAGTTATACAGTTGCCGCTAGAGTGGAGTCTGTTTGGAGGTCGTTTTACTGTAGTTAGAAATTTGTTGGCATTTATTTTTACTTTTATAATCTCGTTTTTTACGGTTATAACTCTGGAGATCTTAAGATGA
- a CDS encoding alpha/beta hydrolase has translation MVNEGQKKAIIYFGGNAEDVEYNFLRFTMTFKKHTVYLVQYRGYLNSTGIPNEKSLYSDALHIYDQIKNRYESVSVIGRSLGSGIATYLASKREIEKLVLVTPFDSIEKVAQQKFKIFPISLMLRDKYDSASRIEDIDTDTLIIYAQNDMTVYNERTKELIKEFPKSQLSVKLLKNETHNSVLENVEYYTYMKKFFY, from the coding sequence TTGGTAAACGAAGGACAAAAAAAAGCGATCATCTATTTTGGCGGTAATGCTGAAGATGTAGAGTACAACTTTCTTCGCTTTACAATGACTTTTAAAAAGCATACTGTTTATCTTGTACAGTATCGCGGGTACCTAAACTCCACTGGTATACCGAATGAAAAAAGCCTCTATTCAGATGCACTTCATATATATGATCAGATAAAAAACAGATATGAAAGTGTATCTGTAATTGGCAGAAGTCTCGGTTCTGGCATAGCTACATATTTGGCATCTAAAAGAGAGATTGAAAAGCTTGTACTTGTAACTCCGTTTGACAGCATAGAAAAAGTTGCACAACAAAAATTTAAAATCTTTCCTATATCTTTGATGTTAAGAGATAAATATGATTCTGCATCAAGAATAGAAGATATAGATACAGATACGCTGATCATTTATGCCCAAAACGATATGACTGTATATAATGAGCGAACAAAGGAGCTTATAAAAGAGTTTCCAAAGTCTCAACTTAGTGTAAAACTCTTAAAAAATGAGACACACAATTCTGTACTTGAAAATGTGGAGTACTACACCTATATGAAAAAGTTTTTTTATTAA
- the pcm gene encoding protein-L-isoaspartate O-methyltransferase, which produces MFTNKDLVDHLIDTNSLYSEQIIDAFTHIDRKDFILNYSSEAYYDCPLPIGENQTISQPTTVAMMFEMLSPKKGESILDIGSGSGWTTALLSYIVKDEGSVTGLERIDELVELGRKNLQKYNFKNSKILKASDTLGIDNESFDKILVSASAEHIPYELTKQLKEGGKLVIPVRNSIYEITKEKNDKLNTIEHYGFVFVPLIYKG; this is translated from the coding sequence ATGTTTACAAATAAAGACTTAGTTGATCATCTAATAGATACAAATTCTTTATATTCAGAACAGATCATAGATGCATTTACTCATATAGACAGAAAAGATTTTATTCTAAACTATAGCAGTGAAGCATACTATGACTGTCCACTTCCTATAGGTGAGAATCAAACTATTTCACAACCCACAACCGTAGCTATGATGTTTGAGATGCTCTCACCTAAAAAAGGTGAATCTATTTTAGATATAGGAAGCGGTTCCGGATGGACTACGGCACTGCTTTCATACATAGTAAAAGATGAAGGTTCAGTTACAGGTTTGGAGAGAATTGATGAGCTTGTAGAACTTGGCAGAAAAAACCTTCAAAAATACAACTTTAAAAATTCAAAAATTTTAAAAGCTTCAGATACACTTGGAATAGACAACGAAAGTTTTGACAAGATCTTGGTATCTGCCTCAGCGGAACATATACCTTATGAGTTAACTAAACAGCTTAAAGAAGGCGGTAAACTTGTCATACCGGTTCGAAATTCTATATATGAAATAACTAAAGAAAAAAATGATAAACTAAATACCATAGAACATTACGGATTTGTATTTGTTCCTTTAATATATAAGGGTTAG
- the ppsA gene encoding phosphoenolpyruvate synthase: MRYIRFFNELSIGDVPQVGGKNASLGEMYNELTSQNINIPNGFATTSEAYWLLLSQDDLKEKIYETLKNIDAKNTKELQDKGKKVRELILNTKMPKELEDEIKNAYTKLSKEYSSDSTDVAVRSSGTAEDLPDASFAGQQETFLNVNTPNELLHSVHRCFASLFNDRAISYRDSRGYDHFKVALSVGVQKMVRSDESSSGVMFSIDTQSGSDKLVLINSIWGLGENIVSGRVNADEFLVYKPTLKKGINTILKRSLGSKKERLIYADSSKNTLNIKTSKEEQNSFSIDDQDVIELAKQAVIIEDHYKKPMDIEWAKDAKDNKLYIVQARPETVQSKKQTSSHIQEYTLNSKGAKVLTSGIAAGDRIGSGRVHIINDISEFSEFKDGEVLVAPTTNPDWEPVMKKASAVVTDKGSRTCHAAIVAREIGVTAVVGCGDATKVLKNGQSVTVSCASGNEGFIYDGELDYSVKDIDLAELKPTKTHLFMNVADPSQAFKLAQMPNDGVGLARMEFIMNHSINTHPMALVDMHKGKSVRDEEKIRAFMAPYTDAKEFFINRLSEGIGTIAAAFYPKPVIVRTSDFKSNEYKNMPGGFDYEAEEENPMIGFRGASRYYDESCRESFEWECEALKFVRDDMGLDNVKVMFPFVRTVDEGKKVIEVMNSQGLAQGKNNLEVYAMCEIPANVILADEFLEVFDGFSIGSNDLTQLTLGVDRDSAKIAHIFDERNNAIKKMLKMVIDVSNEKGKYIGICGQAPSDYPEITKFLVESGISSISLNPDSLYKMHKVVTELEGKT, from the coding sequence ATGAGATATATACGTTTTTTTAATGAGCTTAGTATAGGTGATGTGCCTCAGGTAGGTGGTAAGAACGCTTCACTTGGAGAGATGTATAACGAGCTTACATCTCAAAACATAAACATCCCTAACGGCTTTGCAACTACAAGCGAAGCTTATTGGCTTCTTTTAAGCCAAGATGATCTAAAAGAGAAGATCTATGAAACTCTTAAAAATATTGATGCAAAAAACACAAAAGAGCTTCAAGATAAAGGTAAAAAAGTTCGTGAGCTTATCTTAAATACAAAGATGCCAAAAGAGCTTGAAGATGAAATCAAAAATGCCTACACAAAACTATCAAAAGAGTACAGCTCAGATAGCACAGATGTAGCCGTTCGCTCATCTGGAACAGCTGAAGATCTACCGGATGCCTCGTTTGCAGGCCAGCAAGAGACATTTTTAAATGTAAATACTCCAAATGAACTACTCCACAGTGTACACAGATGTTTCGCATCACTCTTTAACGACAGAGCGATCAGCTACAGAGACTCCCGCGGATATGATCATTTCAAAGTCGCTCTCTCAGTTGGTGTTCAAAAAATGGTAAGAAGTGATGAGTCCTCAAGTGGAGTTATGTTCAGTATAGATACCCAAAGCGGATCAGACAAGCTTGTACTTATAAACTCAATCTGGGGACTTGGTGAAAATATAGTAAGTGGACGTGTAAATGCAGATGAGTTTTTAGTTTACAAACCTACTTTAAAAAAAGGTATAAACACCATACTAAAACGCTCTTTAGGAAGTAAAAAAGAGAGACTAATCTATGCAGATAGTAGTAAAAATACTCTAAATATAAAAACTAGTAAAGAGGAGCAAAACAGCTTTTCCATAGATGATCAAGATGTGATCGAACTTGCTAAACAGGCTGTTATTATAGAAGATCATTACAAAAAACCTATGGATATAGAGTGGGCTAAAGATGCAAAAGACAATAAGCTCTACATAGTTCAAGCACGTCCAGAAACAGTGCAAAGTAAAAAACAAACAAGCTCACATATACAGGAATACACTCTAAACTCCAAAGGTGCAAAAGTTTTAACTTCAGGTATAGCTGCAGGTGATCGCATAGGTAGCGGGAGGGTTCATATTATCAACGATATATCTGAATTTTCTGAATTTAAAGATGGTGAGGTTTTAGTAGCCCCTACTACAAATCCCGACTGGGAACCCGTTATGAAAAAAGCCTCTGCAGTAGTGACAGACAAAGGAAGCCGTACCTGCCATGCAGCCATAGTTGCACGCGAAATCGGTGTAACAGCGGTAGTAGGATGTGGAGATGCTACAAAAGTGCTAAAAAATGGCCAAAGTGTAACGGTAAGTTGTGCAAGCGGTAATGAGGGCTTTATATACGATGGAGAGTTAGATTACTCTGTTAAAGATATAGACTTAGCCGAGTTAAAACCAACAAAGACTCATCTGTTTATGAACGTAGCTGATCCAAGCCAGGCGTTCAAACTAGCACAGATGCCAAATGACGGTGTTGGTCTTGCTAGAATGGAGTTTATAATGAACCACTCTATAAACACACACCCTATGGCTTTGGTTGATATGCACAAAGGTAAAAGCGTAAGAGATGAAGAGAAGATCAGAGCATTTATGGCACCATATACTGATGCTAAAGAGTTCTTTATAAACAGGCTCAGCGAAGGTATAGGCACTATAGCTGCAGCATTTTATCCTAAACCCGTAATAGTAAGAACGAGTGATTTTAAAAGCAACGAGTATAAAAATATGCCTGGCGGATTTGATTATGAAGCTGAGGAAGAAAACCCGATGATCGGATTTCGAGGAGCTAGCAGATACTACGATGAGAGTTGTAGAGAATCATTTGAGTGGGAATGTGAGGCTTTAAAATTTGTACGTGATGATATGGGACTTGATAACGTAAAAGTGATGTTTCCATTTGTCAGAACTGTTGATGAGGGTAAAAAAGTTATAGAGGTTATGAACTCTCAGGGGCTGGCACAGGGGAAAAATAATCTTGAAGTATATGCAATGTGTGAAATACCTGCAAATGTAATACTGGCAGATGAGTTTTTAGAAGTGTTTGATGGCTTCTCGATAGGTTCTAACGATCTTACTCAGCTAACCCTTGGTGTTGACAGGGACAGTGCCAAGATTGCCCATATATTTGATGAGAGAAACAACGCGATCAAAAAGATGCTTAAGATGGTTATAGATGTATCAAACGAAAAAGGAAAGTACATAGGAATATGTGGTCAGGCTCCATCAGATTATCCTGAGATAACCAAGTTTTTGGTCGAGTCTGGGATCAGTTCTATATCTTTAAACCCTGACTCACTTTATAAGATGCATAAGGTAGTTACAGAGCTAGAGGGTAAAACTTAG
- a CDS encoding GGDEF domain-containing protein: MMSERQAWMSNIIFALVNIPVVWYLFATDEAIRFTITFSLVSAYSAVFLHVVSKQYSDLQKMAITDKLTGLYNRTMLKDFLEHAIHQANRTNTAHTLIIMDVDHFKNINDELGHDTGDHVLIQLGEFLKNSLRESDKAFRIGGEEFLVLLYNTDGANSIDIAEKIRKGIENLSLIPDRSVTVSIGVAGLSSVKDWKQWMKTCDMKLYEAKNKGRNIVVV; this comes from the coding sequence ATGATGTCAGAGCGTCAGGCATGGATGTCAAATATTATATTTGCACTGGTTAATATTCCCGTAGTGTGGTATCTTTTTGCGACGGACGAAGCTATCAGGTTCACTATAACATTCTCATTGGTTAGTGCATATTCGGCTGTTTTTCTTCATGTAGTATCCAAGCAATATAGTGATCTGCAAAAAATGGCTATTACTGACAAGCTAACCGGTTTATACAATAGGACAATGCTTAAAGACTTTTTGGAACATGCGATTCATCAAGCTAATCGAACAAATACCGCACACACACTAATTATTATGGACGTTGATCATTTTAAGAACATTAATGATGAATTAGGTCATGATACTGGTGATCACGTTCTCATACAGCTTGGAGAATTTTTAAAGAACTCTCTTAGAGAGAGTGACAAGGCATTTAGAATCGGAGGAGAAGAATTTTTGGTTCTGCTATACAATACAGATGGAGCTAATAGCATTGACATAGCAGAAAAAATACGAAAGGGTATTGAAAACCTTTCATTAATACCGGATCGCAGTGTAACTGTCAGTATTGGTGTAGCCGGTCTCAGTTCAGTTAAAGACTGGAAGCAGTGGATGAAGACCTGTGATATGAAACTATATGAGGCTAAGAATAAGGGTCGAAATATAGTAGTTGTTTAA